The segment ACACGGACGAACGTCTCATCGCGGCCAATGCCGGAGCCTGGGCCTTGGGCCGAAAGATCGACGAACTCGTCATCGGCAAGCTCTCCAAGGCCACCAACGTGTTGGAGGACGGCGGCACGGGCCTGACCAAGGACAAAATCCTGCGTGGCTTCGGCACGCTCAACGCCGGGGACGTGCCGGACGACGGACAGCGTTTCGCCGTGGTGGGGGCGCATCAGTGGAACGAGTTGCTGGACATCAGCGAGTTCAAAAGCGCGGACTACGCGGGCGAGCAATACGCCTGGCTCAAGGGAACCGAGTCCCGCCGCTGGCTGGGCATCACCTGGCTGTTCCACACGGGCCTGCCGCTCACGGACGGCGTGCGCAGCTGCTTTTTGTATCACAAAAATGCCGTGGGCCTGGCCGAAGCCCAGGAAGTGAAGGCCTTTGTGGACTGGGTGCCGGAAAAGGCCGCCCATCTGGTGGACCACATGCTCTGCGCAGGCAGTTGCCTGATCGACGCGGACGGCGTGGTGGAAATCCGCTGCAACGACGATGCGGTCATCCAATAAGACAACATCCCCATATAGCAACGTCCAATAACGCAACGCCAAGGAGAACCAATCATGGCTTATAATTCGGACCAAATGCGGCTCATGGGCGGCGTGCCCGGCCAGCAGCTCTTTCTCTACCGCACGGACGACACGCCCTCTGATGCGCAGACCCCGGGCTATTTCGACCCGGCCGTGGATCATTATTCCCTTTCCGGAGGCGACATCGTGCTCTGCGTGAGCGATGCGGCCGGGACTCCGGCGCTGAACGCGCTGGTGGCCGACCTTTCCGGCGAAGGATGCGTCATGCGCGCCCTGGGCTAAGATCCGTTTATCCTGCAACCGGGGCGGGCAACACGCCCGCCCCGCAATCCACAGACAATGCCGAGCGCGACTCACACCAACGCACCTGGAGAACACCATGCAGCAATATCCCGGGAACACCGATGGTCCTTCCCTGGACAGGCCGAAATCACCTTCCCGGACCAGGCGGGCCGCAGACTGCCGGGCGCTCCCGACACAGCGGCTTGCTTCCGGCCGGCTTATACGCCGCAACGCGGACGGCAGTTGCACGGTACTGGACCTGGGTTACGGGTTTAAGCCGCAAGAACGGCCCGTTCCGCAATAGAAAACGCCCACAACGCACAAAAAATATCCCGATCAAGGGCGCGGCAACGCTTGGTTTCCCCTTCCGGGGGTGAGGGCATCCCCGGATTCCAATTTCCATCCCTCCCCGAATCTGCTACGTCCATAGCAACATTGAAAACCACAATTCGGTCCACACGGGGAAGCACATGAGCGTCATCAATCTGGAACACCTCTTCAGCCCCAAGTCCATCGCGGTCATCGGCGCCACCAACGAACCGACCAATCCCGGCAACATCATCATGCGCAACATCATGGGCGGCGGCTTCATGGGTCCGGTCATGCCCGTGAGCCAAAACATCGAAGCCATCTCCGGCGTGCTCACCTATCCGGGCATTGCCAAGCTGCCCAAAGCGCCGGACCTGGCCATTGTGTCGCGGCCCGTGACCGAAGCTCCGGACATCATCGCCCAGTTGCGGGCCATCGGCGCCCGCGCCGTCATGCTCATCGGCGGATTCCAGGGCATGGACATGGACGAGCGCATGAAACTGCGCAACGAAATTCTGGAGGCGGCGGAAAGTCCGTCCATGCGCGTGCTCGGCCCGAAATGCCTGGGCTTCATGGCCCCGGGCATCAACCTCAACGCCAGCCTCGCCCACGCCACGATTCCGCCCGGAAAAACCGCATTCATCTCCCAATCCGACAGCCTGTTCACCG is part of the Paucidesulfovibrio gracilis DSM 16080 genome and harbors:
- a CDS encoding phage capsid protein is translated as MEISKAFVTQYCTDVHLAYQQRGSKLRNTVRLKTGVKGSRCVFQKSGKGAAGLKTRHGNVPLMNVSRGTVNCTLEDWYAADYVDKLDEVRTNTDERLIAANAGAWALGRKIDELVIGKLSKATNVLEDGGTGLTKDKILRGFGTLNAGDVPDDGQRFAVVGAHQWNELLDISEFKSADYAGEQYAWLKGTESRRWLGITWLFHTGLPLTDGVRSCFLYHKNAVGLAEAQEVKAFVDWVPEKAAHLVDHMLCAGSCLIDADGVVEIRCNDDAVIQ